One stretch of Zingiber officinale cultivar Zhangliang chromosome 6B, Zo_v1.1, whole genome shotgun sequence DNA includes these proteins:
- the LOC121991909 gene encoding uncharacterized protein LOC121991909: MFHIQPLTSLPLAKRRITRTAILPVLPGQASGPSTSAQSAPGGRRSITATLRLPTEDLLAPGDQSISPQHQVYIRGRLTYIWEEARARAAKKPPGALADNHLEMSTEYWVENIVMCQWMAQVEDELKRLKISREASSS; this comes from the exons ATGTTTCACATACAGCCCCTCACCTCCCTTCCTCTGGCTAAGCGGAGGATAACCCGAACCGCCATCCTTCCAGTCCTTCCTGGCCAGGCGTCTGGCCCTTCTACTTCTGCCCAATCAGCGCCGGGCGGGAGACGATCCATTACCGCCACCCTTCGCCTGCCGACCGAGGATCTTCTTGCACCAGGTGACCAGTCCATCTCTCCACAGCATCAAGTATACATCAGAGGTCGACTCACCTACATCTGGGAAGAGGCGAGGGCACGAGCGGCCAAGAAACCTCCTGGCGCGCTGGCCGACAACCATCTCGAGATGTCCACCGAG tactgggtggagaacatCGTCATGTGCCAGTGGATGGCGCaggtggaggatgagctgaagagGCTCAAAATCTCTAGGGAGGCCTCTTCTTCTTAG